In the genome of Caldicellulosiruptoraceae bacterium PP1, one region contains:
- a CDS encoding glycosyltransferase family 4 protein, giving the protein MKKIWIMNHYAIPPRIGGITRHFDFAEELAKRGYDVTIFASSFDHKTREETLEKGLKYKEEKISNVKFVWIKTTPYKKNDLKRVLNIISFSKNLYFVAKKFENPDTIIASSFHPLTCIVGYLLAKKKNARYIAEIRDIWPQSAIDMGAISENGIIAKTLRLIEDFIYKRAKKIIVLFPKAVDYIISRGYPKDKAIYIPNGTSIERFDQIIKNGKSPDVESILKEHVGYFKALYLGALGRANAMETIVEAAKYVQDIVGEKIHFLIVGDGPEKEKLEKMANELNLKNIYFYQPIKKYDVPLLLNGVDVALISMHNLAVYKYGISLNKLFDYLCSQKPIVFAADVINDIVKEANAGITTKPGDAKQFADAIIKIYNMSDEKRKELGQNGRDYIEKHHDIKVLADRLESIL; this is encoded by the coding sequence TTGAAAAAAATTTGGATTATGAATCATTATGCTATTCCTCCAAGGATAGGTGGGATTACAAGACATTTTGATTTTGCAGAGGAATTGGCTAAAAGAGGATATGATGTAACTATTTTTGCCTCAAGTTTTGACCATAAAACTCGAGAAGAAACACTAGAAAAAGGCTTAAAATATAAAGAAGAAAAAATATCAAATGTAAAATTTGTATGGATAAAGACAACCCCATATAAGAAGAATGACTTAAAAAGGGTACTAAATATTATTTCTTTCTCAAAGAATCTATATTTTGTTGCAAAAAAATTTGAAAATCCAGATACAATAATTGCATCATCCTTCCATCCTTTAACATGTATTGTAGGATATTTATTAGCTAAAAAGAAAAATGCAAGATACATAGCAGAGATAAGGGATATTTGGCCTCAATCAGCTATTGATATGGGGGCTATTTCTGAAAATGGTATAATAGCTAAGACCTTGAGGCTAATTGAGGATTTTATATATAAGCGAGCCAAGAAGATAATAGTTTTATTTCCAAAAGCTGTTGACTATATTATCTCAAGAGGATATCCAAAGGACAAAGCTATTTATATACCAAACGGAACATCTATTGAGCGATTTGACCAAATTATAAAAAATGGTAAAAGCCCTGATGTTGAAAGTATTTTAAAAGAACACGTGGGATATTTTAAAGCACTATATTTAGGAGCATTGGGAAGAGCTAACGCTATGGAAACAATAGTTGAAGCTGCAAAGTATGTTCAAGATATTGTAGGCGAAAAGATACATTTTTTAATTGTAGGTGATGGCCCCGAGAAAGAAAAGCTTGAGAAAATGGCAAATGAACTTAACCTTAAAAATATATATTTCTATCAACCTATTAAAAAATATGATGTTCCACTACTTCTAAATGGCGTTGACGTAGCTTTAATTTCAATGCATAACTTAGCTGTTTACAAATATGGAATTAGTTTAAATAAGCTTTTTGATTATCTTTGTAGTCAAAAGCCTATAGTTTTTGCAGCAGATGTAATAAACGACATTGTAAAAGAAGCAAATGCTGGTATTACAACAAAACCGGGAGATGCAAAACAATTTGCTGATGCAATAATAAAAATATATAATATGAGTGATGAGAAAAGAAAAGAACTTGGTCAAAATGGTAGGGATTATATTGAAAAACATCATGACATTAAGGTATTAGCGGATAGATTGGAATCAATTTTATAA
- a CDS encoding ABC transporter ATP-binding protein: MIILKNLHKSYGNKVAVNNLNLTINDGEIFGFIGPNGAGKTTTIKMMVGILRQDKGEVLINNIDMLKNPIQAKKLIGYVPDTPDIYEKLTGIQYINFIADAYKTPHDVRKKNIERFAEIFELKDSLGDYISNYSHGMKQKVVLISTLVHEPKVWILDEPLVGLDPKAAFELKNMMREHANKGNIVFFSTHILDVAERLCDRVGIIKNGKVIACGTLDELRSGKDETLENIFMELTE, from the coding sequence ATGATTATTTTAAAAAATCTCCATAAATCCTACGGCAATAAAGTAGCTGTAAATAACTTAAACCTTACAATTAACGATGGTGAGATTTTTGGATTTATTGGACCAAATGGTGCAGGAAAAACAACTACAATTAAAATGATGGTTGGGATACTCAGACAGGATAAAGGTGAGGTTCTAATAAACAATATTGATATGCTTAAAAATCCAATACAAGCCAAAAAGCTTATTGGCTATGTTCCTGACACTCCAGATATCTACGAAAAGCTTACTGGAATTCAATATATAAACTTTATAGCAGATGCATACAAAACACCACATGATGTGAGAAAGAAAAATATAGAAAGGTTTGCTGAGATTTTTGAACTGAAAGATAGCCTTGGCGACTACATATCCAACTATTCACATGGAATGAAGCAAAAGGTTGTGTTGATTTCAACATTAGTTCATGAGCCTAAGGTTTGGATACTTGATGAACCTCTTGTTGGGCTTGATCCAAAAGCAGCATTTGAACTTAAAAATATGATGAGAGAACATGCAAATAAAGGGAATATAGTTTTCTTTTCAACTCATATACTTGATGTTGCAGAAAGGCTTTGTGATAGAGTAGGTATTATAAAAAATGGAAAAGTAATTGCTTGTGGAACTTTAGATGAATTAAGAAGTGGTAAGGATGAAACACTTGAAAATATATTTATGGAGTTGACTGAATAA
- a CDS encoding sugar transferase, giving the protein MRTYIKNYHKLNKFFVLLMDILLVHAGYILAYIIKFNFTFPKRNFLPYYNLIPEITIVVILLFNIYGLYTITMKSMSDIMFSLGIVLILLQFATVASTFFVRHFAFPRSIFIYAFFIQFILLSLWRFSVLKVFRKLQGVKNILVIGQKDKAKIYAEKLHYISKGWIDVKYVLPADNNEDIENYMKKVDTVYIASEIEANKKTEIIKKAVELKKHVFLVPDFRDILVSNSRFIYFDDVSTISIEPPELTSEQRLIKRVCDIILAFVCLVVAFPIMLLVAIAIKINSPGPIIYKQKRVTEGEKEFYVLKFRTMVKDAEKMTGPVLATENDPRITKVGRFLRAVRFDELPQLINVLKGEMSFIGPRPERPYFVEQFKKQYPEYSIRHNVKAGITGFAQVFGKYATDTEDKLRLDLIYIKNYSVLLDIKILLLTLKTIFTKEASEGIKKAG; this is encoded by the coding sequence ATGAGGACATATATAAAAAATTATCATAAATTAAATAAGTTTTTTGTGCTTTTAATGGATATTCTTTTGGTTCATGCAGGATATATATTAGCTTATATTATTAAATTTAATTTCACTTTTCCGAAAAGGAATTTCTTACCTTATTATAACCTTATACCCGAGATTACTATTGTTGTAATTCTTCTTTTTAATATCTATGGGCTTTATACAATTACTATGAAATCTATGAGTGATATAATGTTTTCTCTTGGGATAGTTCTTATATTACTTCAATTTGCAACAGTTGCATCAACATTTTTTGTTCGCCATTTTGCTTTTCCAAGAAGTATATTTATATATGCCTTTTTTATACAGTTTATTTTATTAAGTCTATGGAGATTTTCTGTTTTAAAGGTTTTCAGAAAACTTCAAGGTGTAAAAAATATTCTTGTAATAGGGCAAAAAGACAAGGCTAAAATTTATGCAGAAAAACTTCATTACATATCAAAGGGTTGGATTGATGTAAAATATGTTTTGCCTGCTGATAATAATGAAGATATTGAAAACTATATGAAAAAGGTAGATACTGTATATATTGCTTCTGAGATAGAGGCAAATAAAAAAACTGAGATTATAAAAAAAGCTGTTGAACTTAAGAAACATGTTTTTCTTGTTCCTGATTTTAGAGATATTTTGGTAAGCAACTCAAGGTTTATATATTTTGATGATGTTTCAACAATAAGTATTGAACCACCAGAGCTTACCAGCGAACAAAGGCTTATTAAAAGGGTTTGCGATATCATTTTAGCTTTTGTTTGTCTTGTTGTTGCATTTCCGATAATGCTTTTGGTAGCAATAGCTATTAAAATTAATTCACCTGGTCCAATTATTTATAAGCAAAAAAGGGTAACAGAAGGCGAAAAAGAGTTTTATGTTCTAAAGTTTAGAACTATGGTAAAAGATGCTGAGAAGATGACTGGGCCAGTATTGGCAACTGAAAATGACCCAAGGATAACAAAAGTTGGACGTTTTTTAAGGGCTGTGAGATTTGATGAGCTTCCTCAGCTCATAAACGTTTTGAAAGGTGAGATGAGTTTTATAGGACCGAGGCCAGAAAGACCATACTTTGTTGAGCAGTTTAAAAAGCAGTATCCAGAATATTCAATTAGGCACAACGTAAAAGCAGGTATCACAGGTTTTGCACAGGTATTTGGGAAGTATGCAACAGATACAGAGGATAAACTAAGGCTTGATTTGATATATATCAAAAACTACTCGGTGTTACTTGATATAAAGATTTTGCTATTAACATTAAAAACAATATTCACAAAAGAAGCATCAGAAGGAATCAAAAAAGCAGGGTAA
- a CDS encoding LuxR C-terminal-related transcriptional regulator: protein MKQIQIYKEILLSHKRCTRYGINKSITFPLVRLKGNELYIRLKRNEKLIDIFCSCINGIKSQIKNDYIFLLIDCEGYLLDIKCNKKIYNCLDEQNFKVGMSFSEGSLGTNAISMAMKIKKTVYLKPNEHYCEILKKWYCIATPLLIDNMEIIGYIDISTIEKSIADEMILVIELLKDKIISEYNKKELGRSIFNINLTDKQLEILRMCAQGYKELSISIELGIEVATVKYHKKQIIKKLHVKNIQEAIAKATKLEVISVD from the coding sequence TTGAAACAAATACAAATATATAAAGAAATACTTTTATCTCATAAAAGATGTACAAGATATGGAATAAATAAATCAATAACTTTTCCGCTTGTGAGACTGAAAGGAAATGAGTTATACATTAGATTAAAAAGAAACGAAAAACTTATTGATATCTTTTGCAGTTGTATTAATGGTATTAAAAGTCAGATTAAAAATGATTACATATTTTTGTTAATTGACTGTGAAGGATATCTATTGGATATTAAATGCAATAAAAAAATATACAATTGTTTAGATGAACAAAACTTCAAGGTAGGAATGTCCTTTTCAGAAGGAAGCTTAGGGACCAACGCAATATCAATGGCAATGAAGATTAAAAAAACAGTATATTTAAAACCTAATGAACACTATTGTGAAATATTAAAGAAATGGTATTGTATAGCTACTCCATTATTAATTGATAATATGGAGATAATAGGCTATATAGACATATCAACAATCGAAAAAAGTATAGCAGATGAGATGATTTTAGTAATAGAGTTACTTAAAGATAAGATTATTAGTGAGTACAATAAAAAAGAGTTAGGAAGAAGCATATTTAATATAAATTTAACAGACAAGCAACTAGAAATATTAAGAATGTGTGCTCAAGGATACAAGGAATTATCTATATCAATAGAACTTGGGATTGAAGTGGCTACTGTAAAATATCATAAAAAACAAATCATAAAAAAACTACATGTCAAAAACATTCAAGAAGCTATCGCAAAAGCAACAAAACTTGAAGTAATATCTGTAGATTAA
- a CDS encoding TldD/PmbA family protein codes for MIEFIQHTLKCIIKHIDGCNNYELIIDSGKCTEKNNEFSFQTIAPSSFVIEKIRNDLFPFPRNNINILFDNLNILSEYACMNKYKFSLLLTHQIEHVNIIKSDNNGYCERSWNNIKLGLIAKNGKTLYKDFIIGNDIEETINKININFNLLLEDASYLEQEIRLPNGSSSVIFAKGTGGFLVHEILGHMVEGDLISRGMSIFGNRINIGDKIGADNLNVLDDPYGFNDYIGLNAFDDEGNILEKVNIVTNGVLSGYICNEKTAKQLNFKNTGCARRKSYKFKSMPRMRVTYILSNNVGGDCDSIISSVESGIYVDNICMGQVNPKNGDYLLYCGTGNIINKGKITDRITNFIIKDNIINTLNNIELIGNDFLLFLLYVLKKSKVCQFVQVHLQ; via the coding sequence GTGATTGAATTCATACAACATACTTTAAAATGCATTATTAAACATATTGATGGATGCAATAATTATGAGTTAATAATAGATTCAGGTAAATGTACCGAAAAGAACAATGAATTTTCTTTCCAAACAATAGCTCCATCCTCTTTTGTAATAGAAAAAATAAGAAATGATTTATTTCCTTTTCCAAGAAACAATATTAATATCTTATTTGATAATTTAAATATATTATCTGAATATGCATGTATGAATAAGTATAAATTTTCGCTTTTATTAACACATCAAATAGAACATGTTAATATAATTAAAAGTGATAATAATGGATATTGTGAACGTTCATGGAACAATATTAAATTAGGATTAATAGCAAAAAATGGTAAGACGCTATATAAAGATTTTATAATTGGTAATGATATTGAAGAAACAATTAATAAAATAAATATAAACTTTAATTTATTGCTTGAAGACGCTTCATATTTAGAACAGGAAATTAGGCTTCCAAATGGTTCATCGTCAGTTATTTTTGCAAAAGGTACAGGTGGATTTCTTGTGCATGAAATACTAGGTCATATGGTTGAAGGTGATTTAATATCAAGAGGAATGTCTATTTTTGGGAATAGAATAAATATTGGAGATAAAATTGGAGCTGATAATTTAAATGTTCTTGATGATCCATATGGATTTAATGATTATATAGGTTTAAATGCATTTGATGATGAAGGGAATATATTAGAAAAAGTAAACATTGTAACTAATGGAGTGTTATCGGGATATATTTGTAATGAAAAGACAGCAAAACAGTTGAATTTTAAAAATACAGGCTGTGCTAGACGTAAATCTTATAAATTCAAGTCTATGCCAAGAATGAGAGTCACCTACATATTAAGCAATAATGTGGGTGGAGATTGTGATTCAATTATTAGTTCAGTAGAGTCAGGAATTTATGTAGATAATATATGTATGGGGCAAGTAAATCCTAAAAATGGCGATTATCTTTTATATTGCGGAACAGGCAATATAATTAACAAAGGTAAAATAACAGACAGAATTACTAATTTTATAATTAAAGATAATATTATTAATACATTAAACAATATTGAATTAATTGGTAATGATTTTTTATTATTCCTTTTATATGTACTAAAGAAGAGCAAAGTCTGCCAGTTTGTGCAGGTTCACCTACAATAA